One stretch of Bradyrhizobium canariense DNA includes these proteins:
- a CDS encoding DUF1993 domain-containing protein, giving the protein MYKLSVGVFTQFLGSLSDLLDHAAAYAEARKIDPSILLNARLYPNMYNLTRQVGEANRHAVLACALLAGVNPPIFSDGEPDIPELKNRIAIALDFIENLQPAEINGSAEREVVFTFRNGAQRNFTGQSLLLTFSVPQFFFHVTTAYDILRHAGVDLAKKDFLGTPRST; this is encoded by the coding sequence ATGTACAAATTGTCTGTCGGCGTTTTCACTCAATTTCTGGGCAGTCTGTCCGATCTTCTTGACCATGCGGCGGCGTACGCCGAGGCACGAAAGATTGATCCGTCGATTTTACTCAACGCGCGGCTCTATCCCAACATGTACAATCTCACGCGCCAGGTCGGCGAGGCCAATCGGCATGCGGTTCTTGCCTGTGCTTTGCTGGCTGGCGTGAACCCGCCGATATTTTCGGATGGCGAGCCTGATATTCCCGAGCTCAAGAACCGGATCGCGATCGCGCTGGATTTCATCGAGAATCTGCAGCCCGCCGAGATCAACGGCAGCGCCGAAAGAGAAGTTGTTTTCACGTTTCGGAACGGCGCTCAGCGAAATTTCACCGGCCAGTCGCTGCTGCTTACCTTCAGCGTTCCGCAATTCTTTTTCCACGTCACCACGGCCTACGATATTCTGCGGCACGCGGGCGTCGACCTCGCCAAGAAGGACTTTCTGGGAACGCCAAGATCCACTTGA
- a CDS encoding carbohydrate ABC transporter permease produces MVDVAFQPNSVAATRSTRKRSSLRATLKRKSTAAFLMTLPLILLIVILVVYPAFYSLHLATLNKSMQHFVGLGNFQFLFKRDTFWLVVEQSCIFAISAVVFKAVIGFIVAHFVHNIPAKGQRKWRGMLLVPWVIPPAMSTLAWLWLFDPSYSAFNYTLSFFGIGPIAWTGDPNWARFSVILVNVWYGAPFFMIMYLASLKSVPDQLYEAAAIDGANWWQRIWYVTLPMMRNIIAITTLFSLIVTFANFDIVRILTAGGPLDHTHIFATWAFRVGIEGSDIPLGASVSLFMFPILAIAAVFILRDINKRGNEA; encoded by the coding sequence ATGGTCGATGTCGCATTTCAGCCGAACAGCGTCGCTGCAACACGATCGACGCGAAAGCGCTCGAGTTTACGGGCCACGCTTAAAAGGAAATCAACCGCCGCGTTTCTGATGACGCTGCCGCTCATTCTCCTCATTGTCATCCTGGTAGTCTATCCCGCATTTTATTCCCTGCATCTGGCAACGCTGAACAAGTCGATGCAGCATTTTGTCGGCCTCGGCAATTTTCAATTCCTGTTCAAGCGCGACACGTTCTGGCTAGTGGTCGAGCAGTCCTGTATCTTTGCGATCTCGGCCGTCGTCTTCAAGGCGGTGATCGGTTTCATCGTCGCGCATTTCGTTCATAACATCCCGGCGAAGGGACAGCGCAAGTGGCGTGGAATGTTGTTGGTGCCGTGGGTGATCCCGCCGGCGATGAGCACGCTGGCCTGGCTGTGGCTGTTCGATCCGTCCTACAGTGCCTTCAACTATACGCTTTCATTTTTTGGTATCGGGCCGATTGCGTGGACCGGCGACCCGAACTGGGCCCGCTTCTCGGTCATCCTGGTCAATGTCTGGTACGGCGCGCCGTTCTTCATGATCATGTACCTGGCGTCGCTGAAATCGGTGCCCGATCAGCTTTATGAAGCCGCCGCCATCGATGGTGCCAATTGGTGGCAACGGATCTGGTACGTGACACTGCCGATGATGCGCAACATCATCGCCATCACGACTCTGTTCTCGCTGATCGTGACCTTTGCGAACTTCGACATTGTGCGGATCCTGACCGCCGGCGGACCGCTCGACCACACCCATATTTTTGCGACGTGGGCTTTCCGGGTCGGGATCGAAGGCAGCGACATTCCGCTGGGCGCCAGCGTCTCGCTGTTCATGTTCCCGATCCTCGCCATCGCGGCGGTTTTCATCCTCCGCGACATCAACAAACGCGGGAACGAAGCCTGA
- a CDS encoding amidase has translation MAFKEYGKYDAVGLAELVRKKQISAAELLDEAIDRTAKVDPQINAVVVKHYDYAKQQIEKGLPDGPFTGVPFLIKDLDLLEGTRTTFGASVFKDNVADHTGTLARRFLNTGVAIFGKSATPEFGLLPTTECRLFGPTRNPWNLAHSSGGSSGGAGAAVAARILPVAHASDGGGSIRIPASASGVFGLKPTRARNPLGPDRGEGWGGFSCGHVLSISVRDSAAMMDAICGPEASSPYVAPPPERPFALEVGRDPGKLRIAFTDRSPYGDAIDPEIAAAVREVAALLAGLGHHVEERAPPLAADPAVVMGVIVGANTALTVRLTEQRFGREMTDKDFEILTLASAHNAQQQTATDYVAAQLSAFQISRGLATFFESCDIFLCPTLCSPPLRIGEINSMSEDLSHIMPILRRYMPATSMFNMSGQPAMSVPLAWNAAGLPLGMMFAARFGDEATLFRLAAQLEQVRPWKDKLPQVCA, from the coding sequence ATGGCCTTCAAGGAATACGGCAAGTATGACGCGGTAGGCCTTGCCGAACTCGTCCGTAAAAAGCAGATCAGCGCCGCTGAACTGCTGGATGAGGCGATCGACCGCACCGCCAAGGTCGACCCACAGATCAACGCGGTGGTCGTCAAGCATTACGACTACGCAAAGCAGCAAATCGAGAAGGGGCTTCCGGATGGCCCCTTCACCGGTGTGCCGTTTCTAATCAAGGACCTGGATCTGCTCGAGGGCACGCGGACCACTTTCGGCGCCAGCGTCTTCAAGGACAATGTGGCCGACCATACCGGCACCCTCGCCCGGCGTTTCCTCAACACCGGCGTGGCGATTTTCGGGAAAAGCGCCACGCCCGAGTTTGGGCTGTTGCCGACGACCGAATGCCGCCTGTTCGGTCCGACCCGAAATCCCTGGAACCTCGCGCATTCTTCCGGCGGCTCGTCCGGCGGCGCGGGAGCGGCGGTGGCCGCGCGCATCCTGCCCGTCGCGCATGCCAGTGACGGCGGCGGTTCGATTCGCATTCCAGCCTCGGCATCCGGCGTGTTCGGATTGAAGCCGACCCGTGCGCGCAATCCGCTCGGTCCCGATCGTGGCGAAGGCTGGGGCGGATTTTCCTGCGGTCATGTGCTCAGCATCAGCGTGCGCGACAGCGCCGCCATGATGGACGCCATTTGCGGGCCGGAAGCCTCGAGTCCGTATGTTGCCCCACCGCCGGAGCGACCGTTCGCACTGGAAGTCGGCCGCGATCCCGGCAAGCTGCGCATCGCCTTTACTGACCGCTCGCCCTATGGCGACGCCATCGATCCCGAGATCGCAGCAGCCGTCCGCGAGGTCGCGGCCTTGCTGGCCGGGCTTGGTCACCACGTCGAGGAGCGCGCGCCGCCATTGGCCGCCGATCCCGCTGTTGTGATGGGCGTCATTGTCGGCGCCAACACCGCACTGACGGTGCGGCTGACGGAACAGCGCTTTGGCCGCGAGATGACCGACAAGGATTTCGAGATATTGACGCTTGCCAGCGCGCACAATGCGCAACAGCAAACCGCGACCGACTATGTGGCCGCGCAACTCAGCGCCTTCCAGATTTCGCGCGGACTGGCGACGTTCTTCGAGAGCTGCGATATTTTCCTGTGCCCGACGCTTTGTTCGCCGCCGCTGCGCATCGGTGAAATCAATTCGATGTCGGAAGATCTATCGCATATCATGCCGATCCTGCGCCGCTATATGCCGGCGACCTCCATGTTCAATATGTCCGGCCAGCCGGCGATGTCGGTGCCGCTGGCGTGGAACGCGGCCGGATTGCCGCTGGGCATGATGTTCGCGGCGCGCTTTGGCGACGAAGCCACCTTGTTCCGTCTGGCAGCGCAGCTCGAGCAAGTGCGCCCATGGAAGGACAAGTTGCCGCAGGTGTGCGCCTAG
- a CDS encoding transporter substrate-binding domain-containing protein, with the protein MVRSLRCIAVAFLLLAASAHAQQASRLDDIVKRGTLRVGMTGDYLPFTSLDKATQKYRGFDVDMAEALGKAIGVKVEYVQTAWPQLMKDFEADNFDIAMGGISITLDRQKKGLFSTPVMREGKTPIARCADKGKYETLAEIDKPGTRVIVNPGGTNERFARAHVKNAEIKIYNDNVTIFDEIAKGDADLMMTDASETRYQQKLHPGVLCAVHPDQPFDFAEKAYWIQRDVALKDFVDEWLHIATEDGSFKKIYSAWFE; encoded by the coding sequence ATGGTTCGCTCCCTCCGCTGCATTGCCGTTGCATTTTTACTGTTAGCAGCTTCGGCCCACGCCCAGCAGGCCTCGCGCCTCGACGACATCGTCAAACGCGGAACACTACGCGTCGGCATGACCGGTGATTATTTGCCCTTCACCTCTCTCGACAAGGCAACCCAGAAATACCGGGGCTTCGACGTCGATATGGCGGAGGCACTCGGAAAGGCGATCGGGGTCAAGGTCGAATATGTGCAGACCGCATGGCCGCAATTGATGAAGGATTTCGAAGCCGACAATTTCGATATCGCGATGGGCGGCATTTCGATCACGCTCGATCGTCAGAAAAAAGGACTGTTCTCCACGCCGGTCATGCGGGAAGGCAAGACGCCGATCGCGCGTTGTGCCGACAAGGGCAAATACGAAACCCTTGCCGAGATCGACAAGCCCGGCACACGCGTAATCGTCAATCCCGGTGGCACCAACGAACGATTTGCCCGGGCCCATGTCAAAAACGCTGAAATCAAAATCTATAATGACAACGTCACGATCTTCGACGAAATCGCCAAGGGTGACGCCGACCTGATGATGACGGACGCGTCGGAGACGCGATACCAGCAAAAGCTTCATCCGGGCGTGCTGTGCGCCGTGCATCCGGACCAGCCGTTCGATTTTGCCGAAAAAGCCTATTGGATACAGCGCGACGTCGCCCTCAAGGATTTCGTCGATGAGTGGCTGCATATCGCAACCGAAGACGGCAGCTTCAAGAAGATCTATTCCGCCTGGTTTGAGTAA
- a CDS encoding hydroxyacid dehydrogenase, translated as MATNKKKILVTETMSPKARTLLIERDDIELIEFPNLISAKDFEALLTAQAPVHGVALGATRFGEPELEASKDMKVVTRIGVGYDAVDVPALSRRKVPLMVAGTANSPSVAEQALFMMLTLAKRAVEMHNLVKDGAWATRLGKLPFDLFGKTVLIIGFGRIGTRIAKRCLAMEMNVLVYDPYKSAAEIKAAGCEPVADLDAALPRADFVSIHCPKTPETVGMFNAARLKRMKATAYLINTARGGIVEEAALYDALKSGKLAGVGLDVFEQEPPPFGHSLFELPNVIIAPHVAGVTREAVDRMSEQTARNILSVLDGEPIRQNVINQDALG; from the coding sequence ATGGCGACCAATAAGAAGAAAATTCTCGTCACCGAAACAATGTCGCCGAAAGCGCGGACTCTGCTGATCGAACGGGACGACATCGAACTCATCGAATTTCCCAATTTGATCTCCGCCAAGGATTTCGAGGCGCTGCTGACAGCACAGGCGCCGGTACATGGCGTGGCGCTCGGCGCCACCCGCTTCGGCGAGCCGGAACTCGAAGCGTCCAAGGACATGAAAGTGGTGACCCGGATCGGCGTCGGCTACGACGCCGTCGATGTCCCGGCGCTCAGCCGCCGCAAGGTCCCGCTGATGGTAGCGGGCACCGCCAATTCTCCTTCCGTGGCGGAACAGGCCTTGTTCATGATGCTGACGCTGGCCAAGCGCGCCGTCGAGATGCACAACCTTGTGAAGGACGGAGCCTGGGCTACCCGGCTCGGCAAGCTGCCTTTCGATTTGTTCGGCAAGACAGTTCTGATCATCGGCTTTGGCCGCATCGGCACCCGCATCGCCAAACGCTGCCTGGCGATGGAAATGAACGTGCTGGTCTACGACCCCTACAAATCAGCCGCTGAAATCAAGGCCGCAGGTTGCGAGCCGGTTGCCGATCTCGATGCGGCTTTACCGCGCGCCGACTTTGTCAGCATCCACTGCCCGAAGACGCCCGAGACGGTCGGGATGTTCAACGCGGCGCGGTTGAAGCGCATGAAGGCGACCGCCTATCTGATCAACACCGCACGCGGCGGAATTGTCGAAGAAGCGGCGCTGTATGATGCACTGAAGTCCGGCAAGCTCGCCGGCGTGGGTCTCGACGTTTTCGAGCAGGAGCCGCCGCCGTTCGGTCATTCGCTGTTCGAACTTCCCAACGTCATCATCGCCCCGCATGTGGCGGGAGTGACCCGGGAGGCGGTCGACCGCATGAGCGAGCAGACCGCTCGCAACATTCTAAGCGTGCTAGACGGCGAGCCGATCCGGCAGAACGTCATCAATCAGGATGCGCTGGGCTGA
- a CDS encoding ABC transporter ATP-binding protein has translation MADVTLRKVIKRYDEVEAVRGIDLDIADHEFVVLVGPSGCGKSTTLRMIAGLEDITDGDIMIGGDLVNDVPPKDRDIAMVFQNYALYPHMTVAENMSFGLRLKHYPKAEIKTRVDEAARMLDIAELIDRKPKQLSGGQRQRVAMGRAIVRNPKVFLFDEPLSNLDAKLRVQMRIEIKKVHQKVRTTTVYVTHDQVEAMTLADRVVVMNKGRIEQIGTPNDLYHKPATRFVAGFIGSPAMNFLPCRLEDAGGKLNIRLTDRIAFPLPPARAARYQGVARNEKLLLGLRPEHIAEAKAHPEPGVEPFDTVLDVIEPMGMETLVYFILEGVEVCGRVTPNAGARAGGPLRLAVDLNNMHLLNEVTGAVI, from the coding sequence ATGGCTGACGTTACGTTGCGTAAGGTGATCAAGCGTTACGACGAAGTCGAAGCGGTGCGCGGCATCGATCTCGACATCGCCGACCACGAATTTGTCGTGCTGGTGGGGCCGTCGGGCTGCGGGAAATCGACCACGCTGCGGATGATCGCGGGGCTCGAAGACATTACCGACGGCGACATCATGATCGGAGGCGACCTCGTCAACGACGTGCCGCCAAAGGATCGCGACATCGCGATGGTGTTTCAGAACTACGCACTCTATCCGCATATGACAGTTGCTGAAAACATGTCGTTCGGACTGCGCCTCAAGCATTATCCGAAGGCCGAGATCAAGACCCGGGTCGACGAAGCCGCGCGCATGCTGGATATCGCAGAACTCATCGATCGCAAGCCCAAGCAATTGTCGGGCGGCCAGCGCCAGCGCGTCGCGATGGGGCGCGCCATCGTCCGCAACCCCAAGGTTTTCCTGTTCGACGAGCCGCTCTCGAATCTCGACGCCAAGCTTCGGGTCCAGATGCGTATCGAAATCAAGAAAGTGCATCAGAAGGTCCGCACCACAACCGTCTACGTGACCCACGACCAGGTTGAAGCGATGACGCTCGCCGACAGGGTCGTGGTCATGAACAAGGGACGCATCGAACAGATCGGTACGCCGAACGATCTCTATCACAAGCCGGCGACCCGCTTTGTCGCGGGATTCATCGGCTCGCCGGCAATGAATTTCCTCCCCTGTCGGCTTGAGGATGCCGGCGGCAAACTGAATATCCGGCTGACCGACCGTATCGCCTTTCCACTACCGCCTGCCCGCGCGGCCAGATATCAGGGCGTTGCACGCAACGAGAAGCTGCTGCTCGGGCTGCGGCCGGAACATATCGCGGAAGCTAAGGCGCATCCGGAGCCGGGAGTTGAGCCATTCGATACCGTTCTGGATGTGATCGAGCCGATGGGGATGGAGACGCTGGTCTATTTTATCCTCGAAGGGGTGGAAGTCTGCGGGCGGGTCACCCCCAACGCCGGTGCCCGCGCCGGCGGTCCGCTTCGATTGGCAGTGGACCTCAACAATATGCACCTGCTAAACGAGGTGACCGGCGCCGTCATTTGA
- a CDS encoding carbohydrate ABC transporter permease, whose protein sequence is MTSTAVMDKAAPTRAVKYGSMSRDRTWALRWSYFFLTLFAIFSLVPPLYMVITSLKSSAEISAATNPWWVFHPTLEYYIGLLSSNQFLTFFRNSALVSILVVAITMLISVPAAFAMARMRFWGSATLATGVFLTYLIPDSLLFLPLFKMFAVFSDFTGIQLINRWYVLVIVYPTLTVPFCTWIMIGYFASIPKELDEAAIIDGASWFQTLTRIFIPVALPGLIAATIFAFTVSWAQFLYPLVFTTSTDQLVLPVGIITTLIKGDVYNWGQIMTGALLGAAPPLIIYAFLMDYYIAGLTAGATKG, encoded by the coding sequence ATGACAAGCACTGCGGTGATGGACAAGGCGGCACCGACCCGCGCGGTCAAATATGGCAGCATGAGCCGCGACCGCACCTGGGCACTCAGGTGGTCGTACTTCTTCCTGACGCTGTTTGCGATCTTCTCGCTGGTGCCGCCGCTTTACATGGTGATCACGTCGCTCAAAAGCAGCGCCGAGATTTCGGCGGCGACCAATCCATGGTGGGTGTTTCATCCGACGCTGGAATATTACATCGGATTGCTGTCATCGAACCAGTTCCTGACGTTCTTCCGGAATTCGGCGCTGGTCTCGATCCTGGTGGTCGCGATCACCATGCTGATTAGCGTACCCGCAGCCTTTGCGATGGCACGGATGCGGTTCTGGGGATCGGCGACCCTCGCGACCGGCGTGTTCCTGACTTACCTCATCCCGGACTCGCTGCTGTTTCTGCCGCTGTTCAAGATGTTCGCGGTGTTCAGCGACTTCACCGGAATTCAACTCATCAATAGATGGTACGTGCTGGTGATCGTCTATCCGACGCTCACCGTGCCGTTCTGCACCTGGATCATGATCGGTTATTTCGCCTCGATTCCGAAGGAGCTCGACGAAGCTGCCATCATCGACGGCGCCTCATGGTTCCAGACGCTGACGCGCATCTTCATACCGGTGGCGCTGCCAGGTTTGATCGCCGCGACCATCTTCGCCTTTACGGTGTCGTGGGCGCAATTTCTCTATCCGCTGGTCTTTACGACATCGACGGACCAGCTGGTACTGCCGGTCGGTATCATCACCACCCTGATCAAGGGCGATGTTTACAACTGGGGACAGATCATGACCGGCGCCCTGCTCGGCGCCGCACCGCCCCTCATCATCTACGCTTTCCTGATGGACTACTACATCGCCGGTCTGACTGCCGGCGCGACAAAGGGTTGA
- a CDS encoding VOC family protein: MALGGLQHYTIEPSDLEKTKDFYCDVLGLENGERPPLDFPGYWLYSGGQATVHLMGTRKPREGIVVRGTEKKYEDTGRLDHIAFAASDVEGVRKRLQAKNVKFRESIVPRTGDTQFFLYDPDGVGVELNFPKA, encoded by the coding sequence ATGGCACTTGGCGGACTACAGCACTACACCATCGAACCCTCTGATCTGGAAAAGACCAAGGACTTTTACTGCGACGTGTTGGGACTGGAGAACGGTGAACGCCCGCCGCTCGATTTTCCTGGTTACTGGCTCTATTCAGGCGGTCAGGCCACAGTGCACCTGATGGGCACCCGCAAGCCGCGCGAAGGCATCGTGGTACGGGGCACTGAGAAGAAATATGAGGATACCGGCCGCCTCGATCACATCGCGTTTGCCGCGTCCGACGTCGAGGGTGTGCGCAAGCGGCTGCAGGCGAAGAACGTCAAATTCCGCGAAAGCATCGTGCCGCGCACCGGCGATACGCAATTCTTTCTCTACGATCCCGATGGCGTCGGCGTGGAGCTGAATTTTCCGAAGGCGTGA
- a CDS encoding acyl-CoA dehydrogenase family protein produces MLTATSADLAGDPAVISRAEAVRPAVGAASKEIESTRRLPPALLDKLHEAGLFRLLLPRSSNGIETDPMTFFHVIETIARADASTAWCLSQAGGCAMSAAYLELPVAHAIFGNDPRAVLAWGPGPRVKAIECDGGYKITGVWAFASGGRHATRLGAHCPIYQADGSPKLDANGVQQERTMLVRTEDVVWTDIWNTVGLRGTASDQFALDDYFVRADHSITREFDQECRESGPLYRMGSGTCYQVGFAGVACGIARGALDSFVDVARNKVARGQKSPLRDNAVVQSSLAQAEVNLRAARGFVLQSMADVWKALSSGSLITVEQRITIRMAATHAIHKAREAVDFAYNAAGATAIFENHPLERRFRDIHTVTQQLQGRLSHFETVGAWMMGADADLTFV; encoded by the coding sequence ATGCTGACTGCGACATCCGCCGACCTTGCGGGCGACCCGGCCGTGATCTCACGTGCCGAGGCCGTTCGTCCGGCCGTCGGCGCCGCATCGAAAGAGATCGAGAGCACGCGCAGGTTGCCGCCGGCACTGCTCGACAAACTCCACGAGGCGGGGCTGTTCCGTCTGCTGCTGCCGCGCTCGTCGAATGGGATCGAGACCGATCCCATGACGTTCTTCCACGTGATCGAGACCATTGCCCGCGCCGATGCATCGACAGCCTGGTGTCTCAGCCAGGCCGGCGGCTGTGCGATGTCGGCGGCCTATCTCGAGCTGCCGGTCGCGCACGCGATCTTCGGCAACGACCCGCGTGCGGTGCTCGCCTGGGGCCCCGGCCCCAGAGTCAAGGCGATCGAATGCGATGGCGGCTACAAGATCACCGGCGTCTGGGCCTTCGCCTCCGGCGGACGGCACGCGACCCGGCTCGGTGCCCATTGCCCGATCTACCAGGCCGACGGCTCGCCCAAATTAGATGCCAACGGCGTGCAGCAGGAGCGTACCATGCTGGTGCGCACCGAAGATGTCGTATGGACCGACATCTGGAACACGGTTGGCTTGCGTGGCACCGCCAGCGACCAGTTCGCGCTGGACGATTATTTCGTTCGCGCCGATCACTCGATCACCCGCGAGTTCGATCAGGAATGCCGCGAGAGCGGCCCGCTCTACCGCATGGGCTCCGGCACCTGCTACCAGGTCGGCTTCGCCGGTGTTGCCTGCGGCATTGCCCGCGGCGCGCTCGACAGCTTCGTCGATGTCGCGCGCAATAAGGTGGCCCGCGGGCAAAAGAGCCCGCTGCGCGACAATGCCGTGGTGCAGTCCAGCCTTGCCCAGGCAGAAGTCAATCTTCGCGCCGCGCGCGGCTTCGTGCTGCAATCGATGGCCGATGTCTGGAAAGCTCTTTCATCGGGCTCTTTGATCACAGTAGAGCAGCGCATCACCATCCGCATGGCAGCTACGCACGCGATCCATAAAGCGCGCGAGGCCGTCGACTTCGCCTATAATGCCGCGGGTGCCACGGCGATCTTCGAGAACCATCCGCTCGAACGCCGCTTCCGCGACATCCACACCGTGACCCAGCAATTGCAGGGCCGGCTCAGCCATTTTGAAACCGTCGGCGCCTGGATGATGGGCGCCGATGCCGACCTCACTTTTGTCTAA
- a CDS encoding Spy/CpxP family protein refolding chaperone: MVLTLLGAIAGAQAQGLVQGVQQGAQAGNKAAGPVGGVLGGAIGGVVGVFTGVLGAGNNQNNPQTQTPAASDSKQAGSPKAAKTGKNGKMTKQAEGTKPPAVLTQPGEPQLTADQIVSNSDANIERIKTELNLTPEQEKNWTAFNSAMHYLGHNGADRLNLRIARAKRDPPDDIIEQMRNEAQFLDDRAVDQRNVADAAEPLFASLNDQQKQVFIEEMVRLSHERGLD; the protein is encoded by the coding sequence GTGGTCCTGACGCTTCTTGGCGCAATCGCAGGAGCGCAGGCGCAAGGCCTTGTTCAAGGCGTTCAGCAGGGAGCCCAGGCGGGCAACAAGGCGGCCGGACCGGTCGGCGGAGTATTAGGCGGCGCAATCGGTGGCGTCGTCGGTGTGTTCACCGGCGTGCTCGGTGCTGGAAACAATCAAAATAACCCACAAACGCAAACGCCCGCCGCGAGCGATAGCAAACAGGCCGGATCACCCAAGGCCGCGAAGACTGGCAAGAACGGGAAGATGACCAAGCAGGCCGAAGGGACCAAGCCGCCAGCTGTGTTAACGCAGCCCGGCGAGCCACAGCTGACCGCCGATCAGATCGTTTCGAACAGCGATGCGAACATCGAGCGGATCAAGACCGAGTTGAATCTTACCCCGGAGCAGGAGAAGAACTGGACGGCGTTCAACAGCGCGATGCACTATCTCGGCCATAACGGCGCCGATCGCCTCAACCTGCGAATTGCGCGCGCCAAGCGCGACCCGCCGGACGATATTATCGAGCAGATGCGAAACGAAGCGCAGTTCCTTGACGACCGCGCGGTCGATCAGCGCAATGTCGCCGATGCAGCCGAGCCGCTATTTGCGAGCCTCAACGACCAGCAAAAGCAGGTCTTCATCGAGGAGATGGTGCGCTTGAGCCACGAACGGGGCCTCGACTAG
- a CDS encoding ABC transporter substrate-binding protein, whose translation MSRKKISRRQFVAATALSSAALISAPYIRTAYAAGRLTMGFWDHWVPGANKASTDLVNEWAAKEKVEVSIDYITSQGNKNLVTIAAEAQAKSGHDILAMPTWWPHANSDLLEPVNDIMDPLVKQNGEVNGTVKYLGQLDGKWLGVPACIGSQIKGPCSRIDLMKKYANIDVQEMYPAGSPPKADNWTTDTFLKAAEACHKGGFPFGIGLGETSDSVDTAGAFFLAFGAQLVNAKGDLTVKTDEVRQALEFYKKLIAFLPPDVAAWDDASNNKWLVSGKGAMIMNPPSAWAVAKRDAPQIAEQCWTHGFPVGPKGRFAPFLPFFWNIWSFSKNKEAAKSLLVHLSQPESIAKLVEASGGYDLPAYAKMTTLKTWAEEGPPKGTLFSYPNPYNHQTLSIAASPAPPKIAQQIYAQATITKMCLKYFQGETMEKTLAWAEGECEGFMRS comes from the coding sequence ATGTCACGGAAGAAGATTTCTCGTCGTCAATTCGTAGCTGCCACTGCACTATCGTCGGCCGCGCTGATCTCGGCGCCGTACATACGAACGGCTTACGCGGCCGGCAGACTCACGATGGGCTTTTGGGATCACTGGGTTCCCGGCGCCAACAAGGCCAGCACCGACCTCGTCAATGAGTGGGCCGCCAAGGAGAAGGTCGAGGTTTCGATCGACTACATCACGAGCCAGGGCAACAAGAACCTGGTGACCATCGCAGCCGAGGCCCAGGCGAAATCCGGCCACGACATCTTGGCGATGCCGACATGGTGGCCGCACGCGAACTCCGACCTGCTCGAACCCGTCAACGACATTATGGATCCGTTGGTCAAACAGAACGGCGAGGTCAACGGCACCGTCAAATATCTCGGACAGCTGGACGGCAAATGGCTCGGCGTACCCGCCTGCATCGGCAGTCAGATCAAGGGGCCCTGCTCGCGCATCGACCTGATGAAGAAATACGCCAACATCGATGTCCAAGAAATGTATCCAGCCGGCAGCCCGCCCAAGGCGGACAACTGGACGACGGATACGTTCCTGAAGGCGGCGGAAGCCTGCCACAAGGGCGGCTTTCCCTTCGGCATCGGGCTCGGAGAGACGTCCGACAGCGTCGATACGGCAGGCGCATTTTTCCTGGCCTTCGGCGCCCAGCTCGTCAACGCCAAGGGCGACCTCACCGTCAAAACCGACGAGGTCCGCCAGGCTCTCGAGTTCTACAAGAAACTGATCGCCTTCCTGCCGCCCGACGTCGCAGCTTGGGACGATGCCTCCAACAACAAATGGCTGGTCTCCGGCAAGGGCGCCATGATCATGAATCCGCCCAGCGCCTGGGCAGTTGCCAAACGCGATGCGCCGCAAATCGCGGAGCAATGCTGGACCCACGGTTTCCCGGTTGGACCGAAAGGCCGGTTTGCGCCGTTCCTTCCGTTCTTCTGGAACATCTGGAGTTTCTCCAAGAACAAGGAAGCCGCCAAGAGTCTGCTGGTGCATCTGTCGCAGCCGGAGTCGATCGCCAAGCTCGTCGAAGCCAGCGGTGGTTACGACTTGCCGGCATACGCGAAGATGACGACGCTCAAGACCTGGGCGGAAGAAGGCCCGCCAAAGGGCACACTCTTCAGCTACCCAAATCCCTACAATCATCAAACGCTGTCGATCGCAGCGTCGCCCGCGCCGCCAAAGATCGCCCAGCAGATCTACGCACAGGCCACCATTACCAAGATGTGCCTGAAATACTTCCAGGGTGAAACGATGGAAAAGACGCTGGCCTGGGCGGAAGGCGAGTGCGAAGGCTTCATGCGGAGCTAA